In a single window of the Flavobacteriales bacterium genome:
- a CDS encoding glycosyltransferase family 4 protein yields the protein MHILLVSHEFAHPQLERAGGIGNFLADYAQRLVFEGHQVTVIGYNKIALDETWNGVQLKFFKSQFSGFYQQLARLFHKFNYSKGLIPFYAKDRYFLARKVKDFVEKNHVDIIEVNDYLGDGAFIEVEIPLVMRTHGSYRMLKHEVGLRNNDAFEYFEQEQIKKVNAVCSVSHFSAEKFCKYFDYPKDQVAIIHNGVDIPAENQKSSQTDSLSVFYFGTFSHAKGSDRLAEIIEQSKDLPIHFTLAGKPESAFKNFIEEKISTEAKKNINFLGYINHDQLETELQKSQVVLFPSRLENFSIALLEAMIYKNICIGWDIPSFKEVIISGENGFLVDSVEDCISLLKDYQKHQEIGQKARETVVKNYSKSKMIEKSIQFYISKL from the coding sequence ATGCATATTTTATTGGTTTCTCACGAATTTGCCCACCCACAACTTGAAAGAGCTGGAGGAATAGGGAATTTCTTGGCAGATTATGCCCAAAGATTGGTTTTTGAAGGTCACCAAGTAACAGTTATAGGTTATAATAAAATTGCCCTTGATGAAACTTGGAATGGTGTCCAACTCAAATTTTTCAAAAGTCAGTTTAGTGGATTTTACCAACAACTGGCAAGGCTTTTTCATAAATTCAATTACAGTAAAGGGCTTATTCCTTTTTATGCAAAAGACCGCTATTTCTTGGCTAGAAAAGTAAAAGATTTCGTTGAAAAAAATCATGTAGATATTATAGAAGTAAACGATTATCTAGGCGATGGAGCTTTTATTGAGGTAGAAATTCCATTGGTTATGAGAACTCATGGATCTTACAGAATGCTTAAGCATGAAGTAGGACTTAGAAACAATGATGCTTTTGAGTATTTTGAACAAGAACAGATTAAAAAAGTAAATGCCGTTTGTTCTGTTTCTCATTTTAGTGCCGAAAAATTTTGCAAATATTTTGATTATCCAAAAGATCAAGTAGCCATTATTCACAATGGAGTTGATATTCCCGCTGAAAATCAAAAAAGCAGCCAAACAGACTCCTTATCTGTTTTCTATTTTGGAACTTTTTCCCATGCTAAAGGAAGCGACCGTTTGGCAGAAATAATAGAACAGTCTAAAGATCTACCCATACATTTTACACTTGCGGGAAAACCAGAATCGGCATTCAAAAACTTTATAGAAGAAAAAATAAGCACAGAAGCCAAAAAGAATATCAACTTTTTAGGGTATATCAATCATGATCAACTAGAAACAGAACTTCAAAAAAGCCAAGTAGTACTTTTTCCCTCCCGCTTAGAGAACTTTAGTATTGCCCTTTTGGAAGCCATGATTTATAAAAATATTTGTATTGGTTGGGATATCCCATCTTTCAAAGAAGTAATCATTTCTGGAGAAAATGGTTTTTTAGTAGATTCTGTAGAAGATTGTATTTCACTTTTGAAAGATTATCAAAAACACCAAGAAATTGGACAAAAAGCTAGAGAAACAGTAGTAAAGAACTATTCAAAAAGTAAAATGATTGAAAAGAGTATACAGTTCTATATTTCAAAGCTATAG
- a CDS encoding polysaccharide biosynthesis tyrosine autokinase, producing MNENKINNNLSSLGSKGVDNKADVSLNIDLKAILNLILANWYWIALSVLVFGAGAYMKNRYAKNIYSMELKLFISPDGQVASTADQIQRKQTWVRPLEFYLNEKEFLKSRKMTAKVVRQLNFEVGYLLRGDYNTTEIYNQAPFEVEYDTIMYQPLFQDFIIQHKTDSSYTLSFTPFPTTTLYNYGEETYGSKSNGAEPQEIKKTLKWGEWYEGKFGRFRLNKKVGSIMVPRFQYVFKFIDYNSLENMYHNLTLSDVDGASVTVLSMTGENKQKLADYLNELARTYIDHSIEYQKKVSRKTIDFIDRQINKLSTNIENTESDVADYKKTKGVVNYEIQAQEKYKRLSSYDEKILELRTSKDYLRLIQKRLNSAEDKDYSGLMSPSAAGVADQSVNNLVRSIQGLALRRSELMTYSLPDAPEVVKLTSQINNQKESLLRDVSALIKSINSRISSYQSKVGQVSGQLRQLPDRQKDMKTLQRQYDVKDRYLTFLYEKKAEAGMLNAAIEPRHRIIDKAEDRGQGPILPKKRTTMMYAIIMGLLIPVIILLIVDFFRTKIIVVEDIENVTNVPIVATITHDKSKYDLPVFEQPKSKLAESIRGLRTNLNFLIQKQDQQTILFTSSLSGEGKTFLAINLACLNALSDKKTILIGADLRKPKIFKEFKLTNDLGLSNYLSGEASIEEVTNATVNENLDVILSGPVPPNPAELLESKQFDNFITQMKEKYERVIIDCSPIGLVTDAQIIYHYADSLVYVCRQGVTNKNLLKIIDIGYNSGKLDKACIALNGFKIEKSKGYGYGYGYGYGYGYGYGYGYGYLDEEKKGFFGRLFSRKK from the coding sequence ATGAATGAAAACAAAATAAATAACAATCTGAGTTCACTAGGATCTAAGGGAGTTGATAATAAAGCTGATGTTAGTCTAAACATAGACTTGAAAGCTATTTTAAATTTAATATTAGCCAATTGGTATTGGATTGCTCTTTCAGTTTTAGTTTTTGGAGCTGGTGCTTATATGAAAAATAGATATGCAAAAAATATCTATTCAATGGAGCTAAAACTCTTCATTTCGCCAGATGGACAAGTAGCCTCTACTGCTGATCAAATCCAGAGAAAACAAACTTGGGTAAGACCATTAGAGTTTTATCTAAACGAAAAAGAATTTTTGAAAAGTAGAAAGATGACTGCAAAAGTTGTCAGACAACTTAATTTTGAGGTTGGATATTTACTAAGAGGAGATTACAATACCACAGAAATATACAATCAAGCACCTTTTGAAGTAGAATACGATACAATCATGTATCAACCTCTTTTTCAAGACTTTATTATTCAGCATAAAACAGACTCTTCTTACACTTTAAGCTTCACTCCATTTCCAACCACCACCTTATATAACTATGGCGAGGAAACTTATGGTTCTAAATCAAATGGTGCTGAACCACAAGAAATTAAAAAAACACTTAAATGGGGAGAATGGTATGAAGGTAAATTCGGTAGATTCCGATTAAACAAAAAGGTTGGATCTATTATGGTTCCGAGATTTCAATATGTTTTTAAATTTATTGATTACAATTCATTAGAAAACATGTACCATAATCTTACACTATCTGACGTAGATGGAGCTTCTGTTACCGTTTTATCTATGACTGGTGAAAATAAGCAAAAACTAGCTGATTATCTCAATGAATTAGCCCGTACTTATATTGATCATTCTATTGAATATCAAAAGAAAGTTTCTAGGAAAACTATTGATTTTATTGATCGACAAATCAATAAATTGAGTACAAATATTGAGAATACAGAAAGTGACGTAGCAGATTACAAAAAAACAAAAGGGGTTGTTAATTACGAAATTCAAGCCCAAGAAAAATATAAAAGACTTTCTAGCTATGATGAGAAAATTCTGGAGTTAAGAACTTCAAAAGATTATCTCAGACTCATCCAGAAAAGACTAAACTCAGCGGAAGACAAAGACTATTCAGGATTAATGTCCCCCAGTGCCGCTGGTGTTGCGGATCAATCTGTAAACAACTTAGTTAGAAGCATTCAAGGCTTAGCTTTAAGAAGAAGTGAATTAATGACATATAGTTTACCTGATGCACCTGAAGTAGTTAAGCTTACCAGTCAAATTAATAATCAAAAAGAATCTCTTCTTAGAGATGTGAGTGCCTTAATCAAATCAATAAATTCTAGAATTAGTAGTTACCAGTCTAAAGTGGGACAAGTTTCGGGGCAATTAAGACAACTACCAGATCGCCAAAAGGACATGAAAACCCTTCAAAGGCAATACGACGTAAAAGACCGTTATCTTACTTTTTTATACGAAAAGAAAGCCGAAGCAGGAATGCTTAATGCAGCAATAGAACCAAGACATAGAATTATTGACAAAGCTGAAGACAGAGGGCAAGGTCCAATCCTACCAAAAAAACGAACAACCATGATGTATGCTATTATCATGGGTCTTCTTATTCCAGTGATCATTCTTCTTATTGTTGATTTCTTCAGAACAAAGATTATTGTTGTAGAAGATATAGAAAACGTAACTAATGTGCCGATTGTTGCCACTATTACGCACGATAAATCTAAATATGATTTACCTGTTTTTGAGCAACCAAAATCAAAATTGGCAGAATCTATACGAGGTTTAAGAACAAACTTGAACTTCTTGATCCAAAAACAAGATCAACAAACAATCTTATTCACCTCCAGCTTATCTGGAGAAGGAAAAACTTTCTTAGCGATCAACTTAGCTTGTCTAAATGCATTATCAGACAAAAAAACGATATTAATTGGGGCTGACTTGCGTAAACCGAAAATTTTCAAGGAATTTAAACTTACCAATGATTTAGGTTTAAGTAATTACCTTTCGGGAGAAGCAAGCATTGAGGAAGTAACAAATGCTACGGTAAATGAAAATCTAGACGTAATCCTTTCAGGACCTGTACCTCCGAATCCTGCAGAACTATTAGAATCAAAACAATTTGATAATTTCATTACACAAATGAAAGAAAAATATGAAAGAGTAATCATTGACTGTTCTCCAATAGGGCTTGTAACAGATGCTCAAATAATTTATCATTATGCCGATTCTTTAGTTTATGTATGTCGCCAAGGTGTTACCAATAAAAACCTATTGAAAATTATCGATATCGGTTATAACAGTGGTAAACTTGATAAAGCATGTATTGCTCTTAATGGATTTAAAATTGAAAAATCCAAAGGATATGGATACGGATATGGTTATGGTTATGGATACGGATATGGATATGGATATGGGTATGGGTATCTTGATGAAGAGAAAAAAGGTTTCTTCGGAAGATTATTTAGTAGAAAAAAATAA
- a CDS encoding FdtA/QdtA family cupin domain-containing protein, whose translation MFSVQDTKIIDLPKKIDPRGNLSFLESKEHIPFEIKRVYWIYDVPGGEERGGHAFKEQLEFIIVLSGSLDVVVFDGNEEKRYHLNRSYYGLFIPKGIWRRMENFSTNSLVVCLASTAFDTSDYIRNKQDYLRFKNER comes from the coding sequence ATGTTTTCTGTTCAAGATACCAAAATAATTGATTTACCAAAAAAGATAGATCCGAGAGGAAATCTATCTTTTTTGGAATCTAAGGAACATATTCCCTTTGAAATAAAAAGGGTTTATTGGATCTATGATGTTCCCGGTGGTGAGGAAAGAGGTGGACATGCATTTAAGGAGCAACTAGAATTTATCATTGTTCTTTCAGGAAGTTTAGATGTGGTAGTTTTTGATGGAAATGAAGAGAAACGATACCACCTAAACCGATCTTATTACGGCTTATTTATTCCCAAAGGAATCTGGAGAAGAATGGAAAATTTCTCTACCAATTCTTTAGTCGTTTGCTTAGCAAGTACTGCTTTTGACACTTCTGACTATATCAGAAACAAACAAGACTATTTAAGATTCAAAAATGAAAGGTAG
- the rfbB gene encoding dTDP-glucose 4,6-dehydratase, protein MAKNILVTGGAGFIGSHVIRLMVNKYPNYNIYNLDLLTYCGNLENLKDIEDKPNYHFIKADINDGALMMKIFEEKNIDSVIHLAAESHVDRSITDPLAFVKTNVIGTVNLLEAAKKHWAGNWDGKRFYHVSTDEVFGSLGETGFFLETTPYDPQSPYSASKASSDHFVRAYGNTYGMPFVISNCSNNYGQNQFPEKLIPLFIHNIKNNKNLPVYGDGKYTRDWLYVVDHARAIDTIFHKAENKKEYNIGGFNEWTNIDLIKLLCSIMDKKLDRTSGSSEGLITYVKDRPGHDKRYAIDATLLKNELAWEPSLQFAEGLEITIDWYLNNEEWLNNVTSGSYQDYYKTQYQH, encoded by the coding sequence ATGGCTAAAAATATCTTAGTAACAGGTGGAGCTGGTTTTATAGGCTCACACGTTATACGATTAATGGTAAATAAATACCCTAATTACAATATTTATAATTTGGATCTATTAACCTATTGCGGAAATCTCGAAAATCTTAAAGATATCGAGGATAAACCTAATTATCACTTTATTAAAGCAGATATCAATGATGGAGCTTTAATGATGAAAATTTTTGAAGAAAAAAATATCGATTCTGTAATCCATTTGGCTGCAGAATCTCATGTGGATAGATCAATCACTGATCCCTTGGCTTTTGTTAAAACCAATGTTATTGGAACTGTCAACTTACTTGAAGCTGCTAAAAAACATTGGGCAGGAAATTGGGATGGTAAAAGATTCTATCACGTTTCCACAGATGAAGTATTCGGTTCTTTGGGTGAAACAGGATTCTTTTTAGAAACCACACCTTACGACCCACAATCGCCTTATTCAGCGTCCAAAGCAAGTTCTGATCACTTTGTAAGAGCTTATGGTAACACATATGGAATGCCATTTGTGATTTCAAATTGCTCCAATAACTACGGACAAAATCAGTTTCCGGAAAAATTGATTCCATTGTTTATTCACAATATCAAAAACAATAAAAATCTTCCTGTTTATGGAGATGGAAAATATACCAGAGATTGGTTATACGTGGTAGACCATGCAAGAGCTATTGACACCATTTTCCATAAAGCAGAAAACAAAAAAGAATACAATATTGGTGGTTTTAACGAATGGACTAATATTGACTTGATAAAGTTACTTTGTTCTATCATGGACAAAAAACTTGATAGAACCTCTGGTTCATCAGAAGGATTGATTACTTATGTAAAAGATCGTCCAGGACATGACAAACGCTATGCTATTGATGCTACTTTGTTGAAAAACGAACTAGCTTGGGAACCATCTCTTCAGTTTGCCGAAGGATTAGAAATTACCATTGACTGGTACCTCAATAATGAAGAATGGTTAAACAATGTAACCTCAGGATCTTATCAAGATTATTATAAAACTCAATACCAACATTAG
- the rpsO gene encoding 30S ribosomal protein S15 encodes MYLTKEKKAEIFEKYGKDSKNTGSAEGQIALFSFRISHLTEHLKQNRKDYNTQRSLILLVGKRRSLLDYLKKKDIERYRNIVKELGLRR; translated from the coding sequence ATGTATTTAACAAAAGAAAAGAAAGCCGAAATCTTCGAAAAATACGGTAAAGACTCAAAAAACACAGGATCAGCAGAAGGACAAATTGCATTGTTCTCATTCAGAATCTCTCACCTTACAGAGCATTTGAAGCAGAACAGAAAAGATTACAACACGCAACGTTCGCTAATCCTTTTAGTAGGTAAAAGAAGAAGTTTACTAGACTACTTAAAGAAAAAGGATATCGAAAGATACCGTAATATTGTAAAAGAACTTGGACTAAGACGATAG
- a CDS encoding DegT/DnrJ/EryC1/StrS family aminotransferase, which translates to MIKFLDIKKINDRQEKEISQAIQRVLDSGWYVLGNEVASFEREFAEFHGVKYALATSNGLDALKIIIRAYIEKGIFQEGDEILVPANTFIASVLAISDAKLKPVLVDISEKDYLIDSSKIEAKISSKTKGIMNVHLYGQISYNEKLDQIIQKHQLIHIEDNAQAIGANLNGKKSGNIGHAAAVSFYPGKNLGALGDAGAILTNDEALYRIGKSLANYGSEKKYSHDYQGFNNRMDEIQAAVLRVKLPKINQDNQKRQAIAKKFVEGISNPKIELPKIPTDPSKHVWHLFVVRCKERQKLQEYLQENGIQSLIHYPIPVHQQKSYQSLFEGEKYPITEQLSEEILSIPISPVLEDSEVEKIINALNKF; encoded by the coding sequence ATGATCAAATTTTTAGACATTAAAAAAATAAACGACCGGCAAGAAAAAGAAATCAGCCAAGCCATCCAAAGGGTTTTAGATTCAGGATGGTATGTTTTAGGAAATGAAGTAGCTTCATTCGAAAGAGAATTTGCTGAATTTCATGGCGTAAAATATGCTTTGGCAACTTCCAATGGTTTAGATGCACTAAAAATTATCATAAGAGCTTATATAGAAAAAGGAATTTTTCAAGAAGGTGACGAAATACTCGTACCTGCCAATACTTTTATCGCTTCTGTATTAGCGATATCTGATGCCAAACTAAAACCTGTTTTAGTAGATATTTCTGAGAAAGACTATTTGATTGATTCATCAAAAATTGAAGCTAAAATAAGCTCAAAAACCAAAGGAATTATGAATGTTCATTTATATGGACAAATCTCCTATAATGAAAAGTTAGATCAAATCATTCAAAAACATCAACTCATCCACATTGAAGATAATGCTCAAGCTATTGGAGCGAATCTCAACGGAAAAAAATCTGGAAATATTGGGCATGCAGCGGCCGTAAGCTTCTACCCAGGGAAAAACCTTGGAGCTTTGGGTGATGCTGGGGCTATTTTAACCAATGACGAAGCGCTTTATAGAATAGGAAAAAGCCTCGCAAACTATGGCTCAGAGAAAAAATATAGTCATGATTATCAAGGCTTCAACAACCGAATGGACGAAATACAAGCTGCCGTACTTAGAGTAAAATTGCCTAAAATCAATCAAGACAATCAAAAAAGGCAAGCCATAGCCAAAAAATTTGTGGAAGGAATTTCGAATCCAAAAATCGAACTTCCAAAAATCCCAACAGATCCGTCAAAACACGTTTGGCATCTATTTGTTGTTCGATGTAAAGAAAGACAAAAATTACAAGAATATTTACAAGAAAACGGAATTCAAAGCTTGATTCACTATCCTATTCCAGTGCATCAGCAAAAATCCTATCAAAGCCTTTTTGAAGGAGAAAAATATCCTATTACAGAACAACTCTCTGAAGAGATTCTCTCCATTCCCATTAGTCCTGTTTTAGAAGATTCTGAGGTTGAAAAAATCATTAACGCACTCAACAAGTTCTAG
- the rfbA gene encoding glucose-1-phosphate thymidylyltransferase RfbA, with translation MKGIILAGGSGTRLHPLTLAASKQLLPVYDKPMIYYPLSILMLAGIREILIITTPHDQEAFKRLLGDGSELGCRFEYIVQEVPNGLAQAFVLGEEFIGDDGAALVLGDNIFYGSGMGNLLRSKVNLDGACVFAYRVNDPERYGVVEFDEAGKVLSLEEKPENPKSNYAVPGLYFYDNDVVEIAKNIKPSARGEYEITDVNIEYLKRKKLQVGILDRGTAWLDTGTFPSLMQAGQFVQVIEERQGFKIGCIEEIAFRQGFIDEKQLLVLAEKYKKSGYGEYLRKLTEL, from the coding sequence ATGAAAGGAATTATATTAGCAGGAGGATCGGGTACTCGATTACACCCACTTACTTTAGCTGCAAGTAAACAGCTATTACCAGTTTATGATAAGCCAATGATCTATTACCCGCTATCGATTTTAATGTTAGCAGGAATTCGAGAAATTCTTATCATTACTACTCCACATGATCAAGAAGCTTTTAAAAGACTTTTGGGAGATGGTTCTGAGTTAGGATGTAGATTTGAGTATATAGTTCAAGAAGTGCCAAATGGTCTTGCTCAAGCCTTTGTACTAGGGGAAGAATTTATTGGCGATGATGGAGCAGCTCTTGTTCTAGGTGATAATATTTTTTATGGATCGGGAATGGGTAATCTTTTGAGATCAAAAGTAAACCTTGATGGTGCTTGTGTTTTTGCTTACCGAGTAAATGATCCTGAAAGATATGGAGTAGTTGAATTTGATGAAGCTGGAAAAGTCCTCTCTTTAGAGGAAAAACCAGAAAATCCAAAATCAAACTATGCAGTCCCAGGTTTGTATTTCTATGACAATGATGTTGTAGAAATTGCAAAAAACATCAAACCTTCTGCAAGAGGTGAATACGAAATTACTGATGTAAACATTGAGTATCTCAAAAGAAAAAAACTACAAGTAGGAATTCTTGACAGAGGAACCGCTTGGCTTGATACAGGTACTTTTCCTTCTTTAATGCAAGCAGGTCAATTTGTACAAGTTATTGAAGAAAGACAAGGATTCAAAATTGGATGTATTGAAGAAATAGCCTTCCGTCAAGGATTTATTGACGAAAAACAATTACTTGTTCTTGCAGAAAAGTACAAGAAAAGTGGTTACGGTGAATACCTTAGAAAACTAACAGAGCTTTAA
- a CDS encoding FdtA/QdtA family cupin domain-containing protein, whose amino-acid sequence MKGRTNTIHHCKKITLPKVNNPAGNLTSIQENQEVPFPIERIYYLYDIPGGEERGAHGHKELQQLLVAASGAFEVVLFDGKEQKSVYLNRPYEGLLIEPGMWRELKNFSSGSVCLVLASLKYDEKDYIRDYQEFLDFKDL is encoded by the coding sequence ATGAAAGGTAGAACCAACACCATACACCATTGTAAAAAAATCACCTTACCTAAGGTGAATAATCCAGCAGGAAATCTTACTTCTATCCAAGAGAATCAAGAAGTCCCCTTCCCTATCGAAAGAATCTATTACCTTTATGACATCCCTGGCGGGGAAGAAAGAGGTGCTCACGGACACAAGGAACTTCAACAATTACTTGTGGCTGCCTCAGGAGCTTTTGAAGTGGTACTTTTTGACGGAAAAGAACAGAAATCTGTTTACCTCAACAGACCCTATGAAGGTTTACTCATAGAACCAGGTATGTGGAGAGAACTCAAAAATTTCTCATCAGGTTCTGTCTGTTTAGTTTTGGCTTCACTAAAATATGATGAAAAAGATTATATCCGAGACTATCAGGAATTTTTAGATTTTAAAGACTTATAA
- a CDS encoding SDR family oxidoreductase: MRNKFQKYHGVDLNNHSFLITGGAGFIGSNLVEYLLQFGAKKVRVLDNLSNGYYKNIEEFEKYPNFEFIQGDIRDYSTCQKAVKGIDFVSHQAALGSVPRSINDPITSNEVNVSGFLNVLEAAKNEGIIKMVYAASSSTYGDSKSLPKVEDKIGKPLSPYAVTKYVNELYGDVYANVYGFATVGLRYFNVFGPKQDSNGAYAAVIPLFMDAMIEKRAPTINGDGGQTRDFTFVDNAVQANIKALLNAQNVKTHEVCNIAFGERTSLLQLWEMIQEADGNTLDAVHGPDRAGDIRDSLADISKAKKLIGYDPGFSMAQGLSNTYNWFKNNLEFIKQNG, from the coding sequence ATGAGAAACAAATTTCAAAAATATCATGGAGTTGATTTGAATAATCACTCATTTTTGATAACAGGTGGTGCAGGTTTCATAGGGTCTAATCTCGTGGAATACCTGCTACAGTTTGGAGCTAAAAAAGTGCGAGTTTTAGATAACCTCTCAAATGGTTACTACAAGAATATTGAAGAATTTGAAAAATATCCAAATTTCGAATTCATTCAAGGTGACATCAGAGACTACTCAACTTGTCAAAAAGCTGTAAAAGGAATTGATTTTGTCTCTCACCAAGCAGCCCTAGGTTCTGTACCTAGATCTATCAATGATCCGATTACTTCCAATGAGGTAAATGTCTCTGGATTTCTAAACGTCCTAGAAGCGGCTAAAAACGAAGGGATTATCAAAATGGTTTATGCTGCGAGTTCTTCTACTTACGGCGATTCCAAATCACTTCCTAAAGTGGAAGACAAAATTGGTAAACCACTTTCTCCTTATGCCGTTACTAAATATGTAAACGAACTGTATGGCGATGTATACGCTAATGTCTATGGCTTTGCCACAGTGGGTTTAAGATATTTTAATGTCTTTGGACCCAAACAAGATTCAAATGGTGCTTATGCTGCCGTAATACCCTTGTTTATGGATGCAATGATCGAAAAGAGAGCTCCAACAATCAACGGTGATGGCGGGCAAACAAGAGACTTTACTTTTGTTGATAATGCAGTACAAGCAAATATCAAAGCACTCTTGAATGCACAAAATGTTAAAACACATGAGGTATGTAATATTGCCTTTGGAGAAAGAACTTCTCTGCTTCAATTATGGGAAATGATTCAAGAGGCCGACGGAAACACTCTTGATGCAGTTCATGGCCCAGATAGAGCTGGTGATATCCGAGATTCCTTGGCAGATATCTCAAAAGCAAAAAAATTAATAGGCTATGATCCCGGTTTTTCTATGGCTCAAGGTCTTTCAAATACTTACAACTGGTTCAAAAACAATTTAGAATTTATCAAACAAAATGGCTAA
- a CDS encoding polysaccharide biosynthesis/export family protein, whose amino-acid sequence MYIRIITLLSLIIMAASCVPVSEMAYLQTDKAVEDQEYEVKYDDYVVGYNDILHVQITIKEEQYLEQPNRNYASDASFFLSGYTVDKNGYIELPILGEVYVFGSTIAQIKDRLSELLSSYYTKYVVRVKPNGVKITILGEVNRPGAYTFYQNNVTIFHLIASSGDLSTFANRKQIKILRHTDDNVKVHYLDLTNQDIFTSDFYYLQPEDVIYVEPLGVKTWGIGTTGFSSVVTITSIISSIFLVVNVISRS is encoded by the coding sequence ATGTACATCAGAATAATCACATTACTTTCACTAATAATTATGGCTGCATCATGTGTACCAGTTAGCGAAATGGCATACCTTCAAACAGACAAAGCTGTAGAAGACCAAGAATATGAAGTTAAATATGACGACTATGTTGTCGGTTATAACGATATCCTTCACGTTCAAATTACTATCAAGGAAGAACAATACCTTGAACAACCCAATAGAAACTATGCCTCAGATGCCTCTTTCTTTTTGAGTGGATATACCGTTGATAAAAATGGATATATCGAACTTCCTATTCTAGGTGAGGTTTATGTTTTCGGTAGTACAATTGCTCAAATTAAGGACAGACTTTCTGAATTACTATCTTCATACTATACAAAATACGTAGTGAGAGTAAAACCAAATGGGGTAAAAATCACGATTCTAGGAGAAGTAAATAGACCAGGAGCCTATACTTTTTACCAAAATAATGTTACCATTTTCCACCTTATTGCTAGTAGTGGAGATTTAAGTACGTTCGCAAATAGAAAACAAATAAAAATCCTAAGACATACAGATGATAATGTAAAAGTCCATTATTTGGATTTAACAAATCAAGATATTTTTACCTCAGATTTTTATTATCTACAACCAGAAGATGTGATATATGTAGAACCTTTAGGTGTAAAAACTTGGGGAATAGGAACTACAGGATTTAGTAGTGTAGTTACAATTACTTCAATTATTTCTTCAATTTTCCTAGTTGTAAACGTAATTAGTAGAAGCTAA